A genomic window from Chitinophagaceae bacterium includes:
- a CDS encoding UvrD-helicase domain-containing protein, producing MNYLDELNDVQRQAVMATEGPVMIVAGPGSGKTRVLTYRIAYLMELKVDPFRILALTFTNKAAAAMRERISKIMGNEARNLYIGTFHSVFARILRYEAGRLGYPSNFTIYDTDDSKSLLKTIIKEQGLNDSLYKPNIVLNRISAAKNSLISPREYQSDINVTADDTAAGRPKIGMLYEQYAKRCFMSGAMDFDDLLYKMYYLLDKFPDALHKYQQRFRYIMIDEFQDTNGAQYAIVKKLGDVHQNICVVGDDAQSIYSFRGATIANILNFEKDYPELQVFKLEQNYRSTKHIVHAANKVIGNNTMQITKQIWTDNHVGEKIKLLKAGSDNDEGRMVVDGIFEEKMRNQRMNKDFVILYRTHAQSRAFEEALRRLNIPYVVYGGISFYQRKEVKDLVAYLRLAVNHFDEESLKRIVNYPTRGIGQTTIEKCLLVANEKGMRLWEVLEHYNELMPGNRAANAISEFVTKIKSFAIMLKTHNAFDLASHIAKASGLLNELYNDKTIEGLSRYENMQGLLNGIKEFTERAPFEEGKDPIEQEWVTLDGEILNEKNLDKSLGAYLQEITLLTDADKDNGSEDRVKLMTIHSAKGLEFSCVYVVGLEENLFPNQMSMGSRDELEEERRLFYVAITRAEDKLTLTFATSRYRYGNLTYSEPSRFIEEIDQRLIEKQFSHRDMNASSHEEKFSKATVPVIKPPQYVHKTTTDFVAVDFNRIQVGMEVEHQRFGIGKVLQLEGNTKDKMATIFFQNNVGQKKIMLRYAKLRIVEKNMMQEG from the coding sequence ATGAATTATCTTGATGAATTGAACGATGTACAACGGCAGGCAGTAATGGCTACCGAAGGACCTGTGATGATTGTGGCAGGACCCGGCTCCGGGAAAACACGTGTACTTACTTACAGGATTGCTTACCTGATGGAACTAAAAGTGGATCCATTCCGGATCCTCGCGCTCACCTTCACCAACAAAGCCGCCGCAGCCATGCGCGAACGCATTTCAAAAATTATGGGTAATGAAGCACGCAATCTTTATATCGGTACTTTTCATTCTGTGTTTGCAAGGATTCTACGTTATGAAGCAGGCCGGCTCGGCTATCCTTCCAACTTCACCATTTATGATACGGACGATTCCAAGAGCTTATTGAAAACGATTATCAAAGAACAGGGATTGAACGATTCCCTGTACAAACCCAATATTGTTCTCAACAGAATTTCCGCAGCCAAAAACAGCCTGATCAGTCCCCGGGAATATCAAAGCGATATTAATGTAACAGCCGATGATACTGCTGCCGGCCGTCCGAAAATAGGGATGCTTTATGAGCAATATGCAAAACGCTGTTTCATGTCGGGCGCGATGGATTTCGACGACCTGTTATACAAAATGTATTACCTGCTCGATAAATTTCCGGACGCCTTGCATAAATACCAGCAGCGATTCCGCTATATCATGATTGATGAGTTTCAGGATACCAACGGCGCGCAATATGCTATCGTGAAAAAATTAGGTGATGTGCATCAGAACATTTGTGTGGTAGGAGATGATGCACAAAGCATCTATTCCTTTCGTGGTGCCACGATTGCCAATATTCTGAATTTTGAAAAAGATTATCCGGAGCTACAGGTGTTTAAGCTGGAACAGAATTACCGGTCTACCAAACACATTGTGCATGCAGCCAACAAAGTGATCGGCAACAATACCATGCAAATTACAAAGCAGATATGGACCGATAATCACGTGGGCGAAAAAATAAAATTGCTGAAAGCAGGCAGTGATAACGATGAAGGCAGAATGGTGGTGGATGGAATTTTTGAAGAGAAGATGCGCAACCAGCGCATGAATAAGGATTTTGTGATCCTCTATCGAACACATGCACAATCACGTGCTTTTGAGGAAGCGTTGAGGCGTCTTAATATTCCGTATGTAGTGTATGGTGGCATTTCATTTTATCAGCGTAAGGAAGTCAAGGATCTCGTCGCCTACCTTCGGTTAGCCGTCAATCATTTCGATGAAGAATCATTGAAACGTATCGTTAATTATCCAACGCGCGGCATCGGACAAACCACTATTGAAAAATGTTTACTGGTGGCCAATGAAAAAGGAATGCGTCTTTGGGAAGTGCTCGAACATTATAATGAGCTCATGCCCGGGAACCGCGCTGCAAATGCCATCAGCGAATTTGTAACAAAGATCAAAAGCTTTGCAATCATGCTGAAAACGCACAATGCGTTTGATCTCGCATCACACATTGCAAAGGCTTCCGGTTTGCTGAATGAATTGTACAACGACAAAACGATTGAAGGATTGAGCCGCTATGAAAACATGCAGGGTTTATTAAATGGAATAAAAGAATTTACGGAACGAGCGCCGTTTGAAGAAGGCAAAGATCCAATAGAGCAGGAATGGGTAACCCTTGACGGCGAAATACTGAATGAAAAAAACCTCGACAAAAGCCTGGGCGCTTACCTGCAGGAAATCACCTTGCTTACGGATGCCGACAAAGACAATGGATCGGAAGACCGTGTGAAGCTGATGACCATTCACTCCGCTAAAGGACTGGAATTTTCGTGCGTGTATGTGGTGGGATTGGAAGAGAATCTTTTCCCGAATCAGATGTCGATGGGCAGCCGCGATGAATTGGAAGAAGAGCGGCGTTTGTTTTATGTAGCTATCACACGTGCGGAAGACAAACTGACATTGACCTTTGCCACATCACGATATCGTTATGGCAATCTCACCTATTCTGAACCGAGTCGCTTTATTGAAGAGATTGATCAGCGCTTAATAGAAAAACAATTCTCACACCGCGATATGAATGCTTCTTCTCATGAAGAGAAATTCAGCAAAGCAACGGTGCCTGTTATTAAGCCACCGCAATATGTACATAAAACCACTACAGATTTTGTAGCAGTGGACTTCAATCGTATCCAGGTTGGGATGGAAGTAGAACACCAACGGTTTGGTATCGGCAAGGTATTGCAACTCGAAGGCAATACAAAGGATAAGATGGCCACCATCTTTTTCCAGAACAATGTGGGCCAGAAAAAAATTATGTTGCGGTATGCGAAGCTGCGCATTGTGGAGAAGAACATGATGCAGGAAGGGTGA
- a CDS encoding beta-lactamase family protein, protein MQLKFYLLTFLAILFITAVAVATPDQGTQADLFFQRAALNGYNGNVLVAQKGKILLRNGYGWQDPEQKVKETAATVFDIGSVTKQFTGAAILKLQEQKKISVNDPITKYFKDVPQDKAGITIHQLLTHTAGFPGAIGDDYELISATDFMKLAFNTPLDAKPGEQYEYSNVGYSILGILVEKLSGKNYEQYLHDELFVPAGMLHTGYLLPHFDNAQLAVAYRDGERWGTMLEHPWAADGPGWHLKANGGILSTLDDMQMWYIALRNKTVLNAASVKQYLTPHVKEQPEGISFYGYGWVIEPQQDGDTIIWHNGGNGAFNTYMGFSLKNDYTIIISSNNNQKIADDYAVIVRKILSGNYQPLDQKVIAQFEGDYRLQSGDIVHSAIDETDRLHLSFNSQNGLMAISSDGTEDAAKAKNYNESTEKIVAAAFLQDDLTGFATARRIPLEVVTQNAGAQWNKMKQQSGKVTGVKVIGSVARKRMDAYLTFVAVNFEKGARYFIFVWKGEVIDDWFQQADLEKIFEQQTPNTFYADNVDKTIEFTQGQMLIKRDGNQMEATRIK, encoded by the coding sequence ATGCAATTGAAATTTTATTTATTGACTTTTCTGGCTATACTATTCATTACCGCTGTTGCTGTAGCAACTCCTGATCAGGGCACACAGGCTGATCTTTTTTTTCAACGTGCAGCTTTGAATGGCTACAACGGAAATGTGTTGGTTGCACAAAAAGGAAAGATATTATTGCGCAATGGCTATGGCTGGCAGGATCCGGAGCAGAAAGTGAAGGAAACAGCGGCAACAGTTTTTGATATCGGTTCTGTTACCAAGCAATTCACCGGAGCGGCGATTTTGAAATTGCAGGAACAGAAAAAAATTTCAGTGAATGATCCAATCACAAAATATTTTAAAGATGTTCCTCAGGATAAAGCCGGCATCACGATTCATCAGTTGCTGACACACACTGCCGGTTTTCCAGGTGCAATTGGTGACGACTACGAACTGATTTCAGCTACTGATTTCATGAAGCTTGCTTTCAACACGCCACTTGATGCTAAACCGGGCGAGCAATATGAATACTCCAATGTGGGGTATAGCATTCTCGGTATTCTCGTTGAAAAGTTATCGGGAAAGAACTACGAACAATATCTTCATGATGAACTGTTTGTTCCGGCAGGCATGTTGCACACCGGTTACCTCCTTCCTCATTTTGATAATGCACAACTCGCTGTTGCTTATCGCGACGGTGAACGGTGGGGCACGATGCTCGAACATCCCTGGGCAGCAGACGGACCCGGATGGCATTTGAAAGCCAACGGCGGAATACTCTCTACATTGGATGATATGCAGATGTGGTACATAGCCCTGCGCAATAAAACTGTATTGAATGCCGCTTCTGTAAAGCAATATCTTACGCCGCATGTGAAGGAGCAACCTGAAGGCATCTCTTTCTATGGATATGGTTGGGTGATTGAACCACAACAGGATGGAGATACCATCATCTGGCACAATGGAGGCAATGGTGCATTCAATACATATATGGGTTTTAGTTTGAAAAATGATTACACGATCATTATTTCCAGCAACAACAATCAGAAGATCGCGGATGATTATGCTGTTATCGTTCGTAAGATCTTATCAGGAAATTACCAGCCCTTGGATCAAAAAGTTATTGCACAATTTGAAGGAGATTACAGGCTCCAATCAGGCGACATTGTACATTCCGCTATTGATGAAACTGACCGGTTGCATCTTTCTTTCAATTCACAAAACGGATTGATGGCTATAAGCTCTGACGGAACAGAGGATGCAGCAAAGGCAAAGAATTACAATGAAAGCACGGAAAAAATTGTTGCAGCGGCTTTCCTGCAGGATGACTTAACCGGTTTTGCCACAGCACGCCGGATACCCCTGGAAGTGGTAACACAAAATGCCGGCGCTCAATGGAACAAGATGAAGCAGCAATCAGGAAAAGTGACCGGTGTAAAAGTGATTGGAAGTGTAGCAAGAAAAAGAATGGATGCTTATCTGACATTTGTTGCGGTGAACTTTGAAAAGGGTGCGAGGTATTTCATTTTTGTCTGGAAAGGGGAAGTCATTGATGACTGGTTTCAACAAGCTGACTTAGAGAAAATCTTTGAGCAACAAACGCCCAATACTTTTTATGCCGATAATGTCGACAAGACCATTGAATTTACGCAAGGCCAAATGCTGATCAAACGTGATGGTAACCAAATGGAAGCGACAAGAATAAAATAA
- the glgA gene encoding glycogen synthase, protein MKIAIFTNEFPPNIYGGAGVHVDFLSQELAKLGKVEVRCYGDQFEDNDNMHVRGVETTLMTPEMKDSQRDKMYMNLYRDVEMARATPQADIVHCHTWYTHLAGIFSRELLQVPLILTTHSLETHRPWKVEQLGNGYFLSRWIERHAYQSADGIIAVSEQMRDDVIEAYEVNPDKVTVIHNGIDPEFYQPTFDNEVLIEYGIDPKVPFVLFVGRITRQKGISQLIGAARHFHRNSQVVFCAGAPDTKEIAEETEELMASLRADREGVILISEMLPREKVKVLYSHARVFACPSLYEPFGIINLEAMACQTPVVGSHVGGIPEIIVDGTTGYLIPLKSVSRTDFNPADPEAFQQDFAEKINLFLEDEVMANSMGKAGRERVLEKFSWESIAKTTFEYYEEVINKFEREKA, encoded by the coding sequence ATGAAGATTGCAATTTTCACCAATGAATTTCCGCCTAATATTTATGGTGGTGCCGGCGTACACGTTGACTTTCTCTCGCAGGAACTTGCAAAACTGGGTAAAGTGGAAGTTCGGTGTTATGGCGATCAGTTTGAAGACAATGATAACATGCATGTGCGCGGCGTGGAAACAACTCTCATGACTCCTGAGATGAAAGACAGTCAGCGTGATAAGATGTACATGAACCTTTATCGTGATGTGGAGATGGCACGTGCTACTCCGCAGGCAGATATCGTCCATTGTCATACCTGGTACACGCATCTTGCCGGTATCTTTTCACGCGAACTTTTACAAGTGCCACTCATACTCACCACGCACAGTCTCGAAACGCACCGGCCGTGGAAAGTGGAACAATTAGGTAACGGATATTTTCTTTCGCGGTGGATTGAGCGACATGCCTATCAATCAGCTGATGGCATTATCGCAGTAAGTGAACAGATGCGGGATGATGTGATCGAAGCATATGAAGTGAATCCGGATAAAGTGACTGTTATACACAATGGCATCGATCCTGAATTTTACCAGCCTACTTTCGACAATGAAGTGCTTATTGAATACGGTATTGATCCTAAAGTTCCTTTTGTACTTTTTGTTGGACGTATCACCCGGCAGAAAGGTATCTCACAATTGATTGGCGCGGCCCGGCATTTTCACAGAAACTCCCAGGTGGTATTTTGTGCCGGAGCTCCTGATACAAAAGAAATTGCGGAAGAAACAGAAGAGTTGATGGCGAGTCTGCGTGCAGACAGAGAAGGCGTCATTTTAATTTCAGAAATGCTTCCAAGGGAAAAAGTAAAAGTGCTTTACAGTCATGCCCGTGTGTTCGCATGTCCTTCTCTTTATGAACCCTTTGGCATCATCAACCTCGAAGCGATGGCTTGTCAAACGCCGGTGGTGGGTTCTCATGTTGGTGGCATACCGGAAATTATTGTGGATGGAACAACCGGCTATCTGATTCCGCTAAAAAGTGTGAGCAGAACTGATTTTAATCCGGCAGACCCTGAAGCATTTCAGCAAGACTTTGCGGAAAAAATCAACTTGTTTCTGGAAGATGAAGTGATGGCCAATAGCATGGGCAAAGCCGGCCGGGAAAGAGTTTTAGAAAAATTCAGTTGGGAGTCCATTGCCAAGACCACCTTTGAATATTATGAAGAGGTGATTAATAAGTTTGAAAGGGAGAAGGCGTGA